In Thermocrinis sp., the genomic window GGCGCAATAAGGATCCCTCTTAAACAAGCCCATCTAATAAATCGCATTAGCAGTATATACAGCAGGCTTTATAAGGAATACGAGAGGGAGCCAACTCCGGAGGAAATAGCCTACGAATACACGAAAGAAATCCTACAGAAGGAGATGGAAAGAGAATTGGGAAGAAGGCCTACTGAAGAGGAAATACAAAAGAGAATAAAAAAGGAAGGCTACAAGATATCTCCACAAGAGGTAGAAAAGGCTTTGCAAATATCTAAAGTACCGCTATCCCTTGACGTGCCAGTTGGTGAGGAAGAGGACACTTCTTTTGTAGATTTTCTGAGCAAACACGGAACTGCAGATGTGGAGGAAAGGGTGCTCAGTGAGATCCTCGGTAGGGAGATAGAAGATATGCTTGAAAAACTTCCAGAAAAGGAAAGGCGTGTGGTTGAATTAAGGTTTGGTTTGGGTGGAGAAGAACCAAGAACGCTAAGAGAAATAGGAGATATCTTAAACATTTCCAGAGAAAGGGTCAGACAGTTGGAAACGAGGGCTCTTAGAAAACTCAGAAACATGGCTATAAAAAAGCACCTTAAAGACTTTCTCAGTTAATGTTTCCATCCATACTCCTTATTGACAAACCAAAAGGTATAACCTCTTTTCAGGTAGTGAAAAAGGTCAGGAAAAAGTTTGGTCTTAGGAAAGTGGGACACGCTGGCACATTAGATCCTATTGCTACAGGGTTATTAATACTTCTCGTGGAAGAAGCTACGAGATTTTCTGAATTTTTTCTGAGACTTGCCAAAGCTTACATTGCTACAGCTTTGCTTGGCGTGATAACAAACACTTACGATGCAGAAGGGGAAGTATTAGAGGTAAGAGATGTAAGTGTTTCCTGCGAGGATGTGGAAAGGGTTCTTGCGCAATTCGTAGGCAGGATAAGTCAAAAACCTCCACCCTTTTCTGCAAAAAAGATAGGAGGGCTAAAGGCATACGAGTTGGCAAGAAAGGGCTTGGAGGTGGAGCTAAAACCCGTAGAAGTGGAAGTTTATAGAGCAAAAGTGCTGGAGTGTAAAATTCCAAGTGTTGTTTTTGAGTTTGAAGTGTCTGCGGGCACGTACATAAGAAGTTTGGTAAATGACATAGGCTTAAAGTTGGGATGTGGAGCTCATATTAAAGAACTCAGGAGAACAAGGATAGGAAATTGGTCTGTAGGTATGGCCTTGTCTTACGAGAGGTTAGAAACTATCCAAGACCTGTGGGGGGTTGCCATACCTATTGATCAGGCTTTGAACTTTCTACCTGCGGTAAAACTTAGCTGGAGAGAGTATAAACTGTTCAGGAATGGGGCAAGGATAAAAGCGCCGGTTCAGTGCTTTGGGTACGTTAGAGTTTTTTCCCAGGAGGGTTTTTTAGGAGTAGGTTTGTGTGAAGGAGGATTTTTAAAACCACACAGACTCATGCCTTTTGAATAGTTCAAAAAGCCCATCTACATCAAAACATAACTTCTCTGCGCAAGTGTTTGGAAAGCATGGGCTACATTCAAGCTCCAAGCTTACGGGAAAAACCCTTTCTCCTATGGGCTTCCAGACTTTCCAATCGGTTGGTCCGTAAAAGATAAAAGTAGTTATTCCCAAGTAAGCGGAGAGATGAGACACTCCGCTGTCGTTGCCTACAAAAAGCCTTGCACTCTTTAAATGCCTTCCCATCTCAAGAGGGTCTAAAAACTCCACAAAATTATTAACATACCTTTTTAACCACTGATCTGATTCACCTATCAGGTAAGCACATTCATAACCAAGATATCTAAAAAACTCCTCTATTCTTATAAAAAGCTCCAACGGGGGATTTTTCTTCTTAGACCCACTGGATGGATGCAAAATTACTTTGTTTTTGAGAGGAGAATCTTGGTAACCTTCCAGTGGAAGGCAGGTAGAGAAGGGTTCTGAAAGTCCCAAATTTTTTAAGTAATACTCAACTATCCAGATCCGCTCCTTCGGAAAGGGACTTATACCATCCAATCCTATTAAAACTTCAATATCAAAGCGCCCTGTAGGTCTTTCGTAAAAAACCTCATCCACCCATCCCACTGCCTTGGCTATTTTGAAGTAATCCGTGTTGCCCACGGCGACAGTATAAAAACCCTTTCTTTTGAAAATCTCCAGAATAGGAAAGGTGAGTAGTGTATCACCCAAACCTCCTCTTCTGTAAAGGAGAAATTTTTTCAAACGTTTGTGTCTATCAAAAACAGCGGTTGGCCGTATTCTACTGTTTCTCCATTTTCCACGAGTATTTTAACCACCTTACCCCTAACATCGCTCTCTATTTCATTCATAACCTTTAAAGCTTCTATGATGCAAATCACTTGTCCTGGAGAGACCATATCTCCCACTTCCACAAAGGGCGGAGCTCCCGGCGATGGAGCTCTGTAAAAGGTTCCCACCAGAGGACTTTTTATAACGTGAAGCTTACTTTCTTCTATTTCTTGAGATATTGGTATGGCTTCTATGTGTTTTGTTTCTCTTGAAACCTCTATCTTTTGCAAAACTTCTTTTTGGTGAGTTTCTATCTTGATCTTTAAATCCCCCTGCTCCAGCTCAAAGACTTTTATATCGCTTCCCTTTATGAGGTTTATTAGTTCTTTCAAAAAATCCTTGTCCATTACTTTACCCTTTCTATATACGCTCCCGTGCGCGTATCCACCTTTACTATATCCCCTTCTCCCACAAAAAAGGGCACCTGTATTACCGCTCCAGTTTCTAGCTTTGCTGGCTTGGATCCTCCGGCAGCTGTGTCTCCTTTAAAGGCAGGTTCCGTTTCCACGACCTTCAGTTCCACGTGTCTTGGAAGCTCTATTCCTATAGGCTGTCCTTTGTAGATGAATACCACAACTTCCATTCCCTCCTTCAAAAACTTTGCCTCGTTTTCCAAACTTTTGGCTGGGACTGGAAGCATCTCATAGGTAGATTTGCTAACAAAGTAGTAGTAATCTCCGTCGTTGTACGAGTACTCTGAAAAAACTTGTTCAAAATCTGCCAGCTCAATGCTGTCTGAGGATTTGTAAGTTATCTCAATCACGTTCTGAGTTTGCATATTCTTTGCCTTTACCCTAACAAAAGCCTGACCCTTTCCGGGCTTTACATGGTCGTAATCAAGAACCCTATGAGGTTGTCCGTTGTATTCAATAAACATATCCCTCTGTATGCTGTTTATGTCTATTTTTACTCCCATGGCTTTATAATTTTATCACATGGAAGCAAAGCTCAGCAAATACTGCAAAGAGATTGATACTATACAGTTAAAAAATCTGGTGGTGGAAAAGCTATCTAAGATTTCTCCTACTATGGAATACGTGAGAAACCTTATCCTTGACGTAAGGCTTTTGCTAAGGCTCCTTTTAGACGAGGAGTTTGATCTTAAAGAGGAGGCAAGGAGGGACTTTGCCTGTGCCCTGCTTTACTTTGTGGAAACCAAGGATTCCTTACCAGACAAGATTCCCCTCATAGGACTGTGGGATGATTATAAGGTGGTTAGGTTCGTAAAAGAAAAACACAAAGAGGAAATAAAAAGATACTTTGAAAGCACACCCCACTTTGTGGCAAATTACTTCTGATGCTTAGGTTTATCTTGCTTAGGCTT contains:
- a CDS encoding RNA polymerase sigma factor RpoD/SigA gives rise to the protein MIPDSEQEIINQYLKKVSKIPLLKPEEEKELAKRAKEGDHEAYKKLVESNLRFVISIAKQYLGYGLSLSELIAAGNHGLMEAAKRFDPDKGVKFISYAVWWIRQAIMQALSQQTGAIRIPLKQAHLINRISSIYSRLYKEYEREPTPEEIAYEYTKEILQKEMERELGRRPTEEEIQKRIKKEGYKISPQEVEKALQISKVPLSLDVPVGEEEDTSFVDFLSKHGTADVEERVLSEILGREIEDMLEKLPEKERRVVELRFGLGGEEPRTLREIGDILNISRERVRQLETRALRKLRNMAIKKHLKDFLS
- the accB gene encoding acetyl-CoA carboxylase biotin carboxyl carrier protein is translated as MDKDFLKELINLIKGSDIKVFELEQGDLKIKIETHQKEVLQKIEVSRETKHIEAIPISQEIEESKLHVIKSPLVGTFYRAPSPGAPPFVEVGDMVSPGQVICIIEALKVMNEIESDVRGKVVKILVENGETVEYGQPLFLIDTNV
- a CDS encoding glycosyltransferase family 9 protein, with the protein product MGDTLLTFPILEIFKRKGFYTVAVGNTDYFKIAKAVGWVDEVFYERPTGRFDIEVLIGLDGISPFPKERIWIVEYYLKNLGLSEPFSTCLPLEGYQDSPLKNKVILHPSSGSKKKNPPLELFIRIEEFFRYLGYECAYLIGESDQWLKRYVNNFVEFLDPLEMGRHLKSARLFVGNDSGVSHLSAYLGITTFIFYGPTDWKVWKPIGERVFPVSLELECSPCFPNTCAEKLCFDVDGLFELFKRHESVWF
- a CDS encoding YkvA family protein, whose product is MEAKLSKYCKEIDTIQLKNLVVEKLSKISPTMEYVRNLILDVRLLLRLLLDEEFDLKEEARRDFACALLYFVETKDSLPDKIPLIGLWDDYKVVRFVKEKHKEEIKRYFESTPHFVANYF
- the truB gene encoding tRNA pseudouridine(55) synthase TruB; this encodes MFPSILLIDKPKGITSFQVVKKVRKKFGLRKVGHAGTLDPIATGLLILLVEEATRFSEFFLRLAKAYIATALLGVITNTYDAEGEVLEVRDVSVSCEDVERVLAQFVGRISQKPPPFSAKKIGGLKAYELARKGLEVELKPVEVEVYRAKVLECKIPSVVFEFEVSAGTYIRSLVNDIGLKLGCGAHIKELRRTRIGNWSVGMALSYERLETIQDLWGVAIPIDQALNFLPAVKLSWREYKLFRNGARIKAPVQCFGYVRVFSQEGFLGVGLCEGGFLKPHRLMPFE
- the efp gene encoding elongation factor P, which produces MGVKIDINSIQRDMFIEYNGQPHRVLDYDHVKPGKGQAFVRVKAKNMQTQNVIEITYKSSDSIELADFEQVFSEYSYNDGDYYYFVSKSTYEMLPVPAKSLENEAKFLKEGMEVVVFIYKGQPIGIELPRHVELKVVETEPAFKGDTAAGGSKPAKLETGAVIQVPFFVGEGDIVKVDTRTGAYIERVK